In Euphorbia lathyris chromosome 2, ddEupLath1.1, whole genome shotgun sequence, the sequence CCCTAAGCACAGTGTATAAATAAATGATTTGAAGAAAGACAAAAGTAAAACAatctcacaatacttgaagaATCCTGTCTTTGAATCCTGTCTTTTAATGGTTGTTGTTAATATGGTAAATTGTCTAATatgaacatgttttaaattaatcaacaaatagattataaaaataaaaatcgtaatatataaattaataaaaataatttaaataattaaataataattattaaacgACAGTAACTTATCCTTAGGTTAATAGATTAAGGGATAAATTACAAAAAGGTCCTTAATGATTTTTacttttaacgtctaaaattatgtaattttatCTAAAGAATCAATGAGTCATTGTTTAGTTGAATCAAAAAAAGTAGCAATTGATAATATAAAATCGAACCTTAGATAGTATTCGGAGATAATCAGATTGACAAACTGAAATTCCTCCAAGTGACTTTAATACGTTAAggttcaattttatcatattaaatgaataattaattaggtttCTGATTCGATATTGATGAGAATCAgttggcttagattaggttcttctaTTCCATAATGTTGTTAGCGGATTGAACCTTAACCGTTGAGGTAAGATTATTTGTTAATTATGGATTAGTTATAGTCTTACTTAGCTAATTTAGTAATTCGGAAGCATAACCCAAACTAATATGATATGTGATTTAGAAGAGTAATCCTTTCTGTCAATAATCAAGACTAACTGAATTCCTTACCCGAGAATCCCTTAGTTGAAATCCTATTTAATTATTACATTCAATCTCAATTCTATTTTATTACTTTTGTTAAGTTAGTTAATCAACCTATTCAAACccccttattttatttttatcatctGTTTCGTTATATTTGTaattagatcagtattaattatttgggtacgacctttacttATCCTTATGCAAGCTTGTTACTAAGGGATGTgaagtattaattatttttggtggattcgacaatcGTCATCCTGCAAAGGGATAAGCGAGATCTgattagaaataaaagaaaataataaaggaAAATTACCTTTGATGAAAGAGTTGTAAGTGAAACATGTTACATTCCCATCTATGACTTCGCCAGAGGTTTATTGGCAAAAATAATTTCCAGAGCCTCATCCTATCTCCAAAATTCTTTTGGaacagatcgaagcgtctttatggCATTTGCCTTAATAGTAGGGATAAGTATAAAAAAAATGCCTGTGGTATATCGGTTTTGcgaactcgaacctgtggtatttttttttcaaacagaGGTCTGTGTTACAAACCGTTAACAaacagaggctaaattgactaacggtgttaaaattcaaagagaaaagagttaatttggtccttatatttatttattttataaattaacccccctaattatctaattatcacaaataaaccccaaaatcaaaaataaaaataaaaaataccatcttttccatctctttttcattttttattttcattcttctttctctttcttcttcttcttcttcttctctaacGTTAGCAAATTGTGtaaatatcatatattaatataaaacgcatatattttattctttattctgcacAGTTGCTTATTTACtggtttaaaaaaaacattttttcacattttatttttgtaatttaattatagaattaaggattaatatttttaaattccagGACATAAAtggattttttttccaaacttgtAAAAGATAcaatacaatttttttatttactaatgagCAGTAAAATAATGCATATATGAAGTGTAAATAATACGATTCATGTAtgagaagatagtttgatgaattattctCAAATCGACTAAGTTTAAAGATAAATTTGCTCTTTACTGCcaacattaataataaaattgctcataattatcaatattatatatatttttacgcTTTATCCCttcctttaattaattaaggAGCAATTTAGTCCATTACCGTTAatataatttgatttgataCAAGTGAGAACTGAGTAATTAACTTAATTGTTTTAGTTTAAAGTTTTATTCTCAACCAATGAAGAAAACAAGAATAGACAGCTAACCAACTTCTCCTTCACAAAATTAGCAAAAATAGTGTACTCTCTTATCGCCTTTTCATccattttatttctgataagttGAGGGAAAAACAACCAAACGGCAGTAAGACCCACAAAAACGACAGTCAAAGGCCCAGATATTGCTGGCTTCAGCCGCCATTTATCCTTCACCACTCTTTTCACCGCCACCTCAAAAACCACACAAACCCCATGTAGCACAAAGAACCACGTGACCTCCCACGTCGGACTTACGCGCGTGAGATAGAAATACATCAACTCGTGCATCAACCCGGAGACAACGAACGTCGCTAAAATAGCCAGAGAAGAGGCCCATTTAGTAGGCCCAGTAAAATGCGTGACGCAGCGCCGTACAGGATAGTATACAGTCGGTCGTAGAATACTCGTAACCATCAGATTCCATCTACGGCCCCAAAAATCCTGCAGAGAAGTAGAGAGATACGGCTCGTTGAACTGCGGCTCAAGCTCGAATCCGAAAATCGCTCGAGCAGGGATGACGGCGATGGCTAATACGATCTCCAATTCTAAGTAGAGATGCAAGCAGTACAAGGCCAAGATGAGATTAGGATGGATTAAATGCTTGTAATCGTAAGAgtgaaagagaagaagaagaagcagtgATTTAATCGGTAACAGAATGAGAGAACGATTAGATTTAGGAAATGCGGATCGGTTTGGATCGAGTTTGATCGGAAGAGAAGCGAGAGAGATGAAATGGAGGAGGTTAGAAGGAGGAGGGGAAGATAAAGGACCTTGATCGAAGGAGAAGAGGAGGAGCTTTGAATTGGAAAGCCAGACGAGGAAGAAAGCAGTAGGGCCGCCGAAATGGAAGGAGGAGAGTGAGAAAGGGAGGCGGAAGAAGAGGTAGAAGATCGGAAGGAGAGAAAGTAGCCTTGGAATACCTTTGGGGATTTTGGATGCTATGAAGTAAGAGTATGATAGACATGTTAGTACTAATATCCATACCTTTATGAAGTTGTTGAGCTCTTCCTCCATTTTTGGAATCTTTTGCTTGCTTTTTGTAGAAAAGGATGATGATGTTTATAGAaataagggtaaagttcaaataaaatccacgtggtttcactaattttcagataaaggactgtggtttactttttgtcgaggattgaggtttcacacttttaataatgctattaaaactatctttaacaacctgaaaatgaaaattttcaagaattaaagttgttcaatgtcatattttctatggaactataTTTTCGATTTtaaaaaatcatcttttttgaaactctctctctaaacattaactttctctctctttaccaaacatcatctaaacaatctcgaaataaaaaagttgaagaattaaagtttcttagaatattagtagctcttaaaatatgttatttttgaaatcgtcaaaggtgattttaatagtatcaatcgaaaaagtccttattttgctaaagttaaaaacctcagtcatcgttttgataaaaagtaaaccacagtcctttatctaaaaattagtgaatctaaaaattagtgaaaccactggggttttatttgaactttatccTAGAAATAATTAGGAATGAAGATTGGAGAAACATATTAAAGAGCTATATCAAGAATCGGTTGAGTTGGTTGATACCGTATTAAATACATCCTTtcgttttaaaataattatctaaccaatgtaacttttttctattttatttttattaataaatttaatattaattactatatttttgtcattttaaattttaaatgtgCTAAAAATGGCACAATTTCATGATTgacatttttattaattataataaagatGAATTAAATATGAgaattattttgaaataaaataaataacagtataaatttatttatattataagaTTGTGTCTAACCATTAGAATtagggctgggcacagttcggtccaagtcggggattcatgaatctccagtattggattgaaatttggagattaataaaaggaaatctccagaattggattgaaagaataaatctccagaattgaattgccccaaaatttcagtccagtccagttcgggggttcggagattcggttccagtccaatccaatataatttttcggtgattcggataaatatctaatagtttagatcctaaaaaataaatgaaaaaaaataatttaatttacaagataataaaatataaaattttattatcttacataacttgaaataaatgatatttttttaggaagtaaataacattcattaaaagttacagtagacaacaaggctaaaaaaaacccacaaaatcaaagtattaaaagttacGGTAGACAATAAGGCTAAAAAAACtcacaaaatcaaagttacaaaataacaaatccataaaaacaaacaacctttaattcaaaaaagacaacacttcattaacaagatctctctaaacatcatccCAATTCGTAATTGAATCTTCTTAACGCAACAAATTCATTGTTTTCCAAAGCAAATGCAGTAAAAGCCAAACATcaacctaaacatataaaatttaccatattagtgaatcaacaaatgttaaattaattagctttcacttcaataaaattaatcaacacactagcaaaaagtaaaaggaaaaaaatatgcttACCAAAGTAAAAGGAAGCTTTTGTGAATTAATTAAGAACTATATCTAATACCCtaacatataaaacttcaaatataacacagaacatataaaacttcaaatctaCACAATATACATAACACATAgtttagaaattgaaatataaaagttttAGAAAACTTACCAGAGTTTAGATCGATAAAAGGTGGAGGTGGCGCTGTGCAAGGTGGAGGTGGTGGCGTGCGAGGTGGTAGCAGCGGTGTGCGAGGTGGTAGCGGTGATGGAGTGCAGTGGATGAGATAGAACCCTAGAAAAAAATCGAAGCAGAGAGAATGGGTAAAAGAAGCACGCGAatctattttataaaatgtttaaaaattttaatatttaaaacttctaatatttgttacttaattaaatggttaacaAGAAGTAGAATTGGTTTAGATAGTTAAGGTGATTAACAATGTTTCATTTGGTTAGGTGTTCGATTCTCCATGTTTacattttaggtaaatatttttttatttcattttataaacgggaat encodes:
- the LOC136220831 gene encoding probable long-chain-alcohol O-fatty-acyltransferase 5, which produces MEEELNNFIKVWILVLTCLSYSYFIASKIPKGIPRLLSLLPIFYLFFRLPFSLSSFHFGGPTAFFLVWLSNSKLLLFSFDQGPLSSPPPSNLLHFISLASLPIKLDPNRSAFPKSNRSLILLPIKSLLLLLLFHSYDYKHLIHPNLILALYCLHLYLELEIVLAIAVIPARAIFGFELEPQFNEPYLSTSLQDFWGRRWNLMVTSILRPTVYYPVRRCVTHFTGPTKWASSLAILATFVVSGLMHELMYFYLTRVSPTWEVTWFFVLHGVCVVFEVAVKRVVKDKWRLKPAISGPLTVVFVGLTAVWLFFPQLIRNKMDEKAIREYTIFANFVKEKLVSCLFLFSSLVENKTLN